A genomic segment from Desulfonatronum lacustre DSM 10312 encodes:
- a CDS encoding helix-turn-helix domain-containing protein — MKKPPIDLFRVTCPAEKTHDIKEYLARQGCIVDDDSCDATAILPPLTPWTVLSGARYRESLTQKQLSDLTGISRRHLSEMEQGKRPIGHGHAELLGKVLNVEPRRFLSH; from the coding sequence ATGAAAAAGCCCCCTATTGATCTATTCCGAGTCACCTGTCCCGCTGAAAAGACGCATGATATCAAGGAATATCTTGCAAGACAGGGGTGCATCGTTGACGACGACTCCTGTGACGCAACCGCGATCCTTCCCCCGTTGACGCCTTGGACGGTTTTGTCCGGGGCTCGCTACAGGGAAAGCCTGACGCAGAAGCAGCTCTCGGATCTGACCGGCATTTCGCGGCGGCATTTGTCTGAGATGGAGCAGGGCAAGAGACCTATCGGCCACGGGCATGCGGAGTTGCTGGGCAAGGTTCTGAACGTGGAGCCTCGGCGTTTTCTATCCCACTGA
- a CDS encoding ferredoxin, producing MPAPSLPLAEANLDLEHCTSCQACVELCPEVFGWDETTELPYLKTSQGPEEDLRKAAAYCPKDCIQVNAGF from the coding sequence ATGCCCGCCCCTTCTCTTCCCCTTGCCGAAGCGAACCTTGATCTGGAACACTGCACCAGTTGCCAAGCCTGCGTGGAGCTGTGCCCGGAAGTGTTCGGCTGGGATGAAACTACGGAACTCCCCTATCTGAAAACAAGCCAAGGCCCCGAAGAGGACCTGCGCAAGGCCGCTGCCTACTGTCCCAAGGACTGCATCCAGGTGAATGCTGGTTTCTGA
- the selA gene encoding L-seryl-tRNA(Sec) selenium transferase, producing the protein MSELYRMLPSVDLILQRVSESDRYARLPRPLLKDLVNMHLDQLRVDIRGQKLTASEELQWSVLEGPLHAFLDRASRPHFRRVINATGVVVHTNLGRSLLARQAVEAVTEACAHYSNLEFSLDTGQRGSRYAHVEELLCRLTGAEAGLVVNNNAAAVLLMLDTLAKGKEVVVSRGQLVEIGGSFRIPDVMAKSGAVLREVGATNRTHSHDYERAITPETAALLKVHTSNFRIIGFHKEVGLREMVALGEKHGLPVLEDLGSGNLFDFTPYGLDHEPTVQEAVAAGAAVVTFSGDKVLGGPQAGIIVGRKDYIDPIKKNPMNRALRIDKMTLAALEATLRLYLDPELARREIPTLRMITASTEELRRQASKLARGLRRALRGPGGGAKAEITLLPGASRVGGGAYPERDLPTTLVAVRPQNADIGVEALRDALLDTDPPLIGRIEHDAFCLDPRTLDDAEHALAGKVLAKVLTP; encoded by the coding sequence ATGTCTGAACTGTATCGTATGCTGCCCTCCGTGGACCTGATTCTGCAACGGGTCTCGGAGTCCGATCGCTACGCGCGCCTGCCGCGCCCCCTGCTCAAGGACCTCGTCAACATGCACCTGGATCAGTTGCGGGTGGACATTCGTGGGCAGAAACTGACCGCCTCCGAAGAACTGCAATGGTCCGTCCTGGAAGGCCCGCTGCACGCCTTTCTGGATCGGGCGTCCAGGCCGCATTTCCGGCGGGTGATCAACGCCACGGGCGTGGTGGTGCACACCAACCTGGGCCGGTCCCTGCTGGCCCGCCAAGCCGTGGAGGCCGTAACCGAAGCCTGCGCCCACTACTCGAATCTTGAATTTTCCCTGGATACGGGCCAGCGCGGCAGCCGTTACGCCCATGTGGAGGAGCTGCTGTGCCGGCTGACCGGGGCCGAGGCCGGACTGGTGGTGAACAACAACGCCGCGGCGGTGCTGCTGATGCTGGACACCCTGGCCAAGGGCAAGGAGGTGGTGGTTTCCCGGGGGCAGTTGGTGGAGATCGGCGGCTCGTTCCGCATTCCGGACGTCATGGCCAAGAGCGGGGCCGTACTGCGGGAAGTGGGGGCCACCAACCGCACCCATTCGCATGACTACGAACGGGCCATCACTCCGGAAACCGCGGCCCTGCTCAAGGTGCATACCTCGAACTTCCGGATCATCGGTTTTCACAAGGAGGTCGGGCTGAGGGAGATGGTCGCGCTGGGCGAGAAGCACGGACTGCCGGTGCTGGAGGATCTGGGCAGCGGCAACCTGTTCGACTTCACGCCCTACGGTCTGGACCACGAGCCCACGGTTCAGGAGGCCGTGGCCGCCGGGGCCGCGGTGGTCACCTTCAGCGGGGACAAGGTCCTGGGCGGGCCCCAGGCCGGAATCATCGTGGGCCGCAAGGACTACATCGACCCGATCAAGAAGAATCCCATGAACCGGGCCCTGCGCATCGACAAAATGACCCTAGCCGCCCTGGAGGCCACGCTGCGCCTCTACCTGGACCCGGAACTGGCCCGCCGGGAAATCCCGACCCTGCGGATGATCACCGCGTCGACCGAGGAGCTGCGGCGGCAAGCAAGCAAACTGGCCCGCGGCTTGCGCCGGGCCTTAAGAGGACCTGGGGGGGGCGCAAAAGCCGAAATCACACTGCTTCCCGGAGCTTCCCGAGTGGGCGGCGGGGCGTATCCGGAGCGGGATCTGCCCACAACCCTGGTGGCTGTCCGCCCTCAGAATGCGGACATCGGGGTGGAAGCACTGCGCGACGCCCTTCTGGACACCGATCCGCCCCTGATCGGTCGCATCGAACACGACGCCTTCTGCCTGGACCCCCGCACCCTGGACGACGCGGAACACGCCCTGGCGGGCAAAGTCCTGGCCAAGGTGCTGACCCCGTAA
- a CDS encoding bifunctional folylpolyglutamate synthase/dihydrofolate synthase, which translates to MAKKSFSDFADFQRHMDALGMFHMRLGFERMREAARRLDIVHPPAPLAQVVGTNGKGSTAFFLSRLAMEHGFSVGLFTSPHFLTLRERVRLNGLPASEERILTWANTVHPVCHDLGLTYFETITLMAMVGFSAERVDLIVLEAGLGGRNDATSTWTPDLLLITPIGLDHDQIIGPGLENIARDKAGAIRPGMVVVSASQAAVVRDILEQEAEDQGVIVHTVNDIAGMSAEMHAHIQAWNAIAPALPGHHQRDNARLALAGWTALALGHGWPVRPDACEHALTSRAWPGRLQRVSMLPGGSPGVSPEIILDGAHNSPALETLNAALHNLSIRPDAVIFTCMRDKDLAGMAPLVRQLTSGPIFVPELPTQPRSRPAWEIARELGTQARTASDPATALALATALPAQADGPILVCGSLYLLAEIYALHPEWLEA; encoded by the coding sequence ATGGCGAAGAAATCGTTTTCTGATTTCGCGGATTTCCAGCGGCATATGGACGCCCTGGGCATGTTCCACATGCGCCTGGGCTTTGAACGGATGCGCGAGGCCGCAAGGCGGCTGGACATCGTTCACCCGCCCGCGCCCCTGGCCCAGGTGGTGGGGACCAACGGCAAAGGCTCCACCGCGTTTTTTCTGTCCCGGCTGGCCATGGAGCACGGCTTTTCCGTCGGGCTGTTCACCTCGCCCCATTTTCTGACCCTCAGGGAACGGGTCCGCCTCAACGGCCTTCCGGCTTCGGAGGAGCGCATCCTGACCTGGGCGAATACCGTCCACCCCGTCTGCCACGACCTCGGCCTGACCTATTTCGAAACCATCACGCTGATGGCCATGGTCGGCTTCAGCGCGGAGCGCGTGGACCTGATCGTGCTGGAAGCCGGACTGGGCGGACGCAACGACGCCACCTCCACCTGGACCCCGGACCTGCTCCTGATCACGCCCATCGGCCTGGACCATGACCAGATCATCGGCCCGGGCCTGGAAAACATCGCCCGGGACAAGGCCGGGGCCATCAGGCCCGGCATGGTGGTCGTCTCGGCCTCCCAGGCCGCCGTGGTCCGCGACATCCTGGAACAGGAGGCCGAGGACCAGGGAGTGATCGTGCACACCGTGAACGACATTGCCGGGATGTCCGCAGAAATGCATGCCCATATACAGGCATGGAACGCCATCGCCCCGGCCCTGCCCGGCCACCACCAGCGCGACAACGCCCGCCTGGCTCTGGCCGGATGGACGGCCCTGGCTCTTGGCCACGGTTGGCCGGTGCGCCCCGATGCCTGCGAACACGCCCTGACCTCCAGGGCCTGGCCCGGCCGCCTGCAACGCGTTTCCATGTTACCGGGAGGCTCACCGGGAGTCTCACCGGAAATCATTCTGGACGGCGCGCACAACTCCCCGGCCCTGGAAACCCTGAACGCGGCCCTGCACAACCTGTCCATCCGCCCCGACGCGGTGATCTTCACCTGCATGCGGGACAAAGACCTGGCAGGCATGGCCCCCCTGGTCCGGCAATTGACATCCGGGCCGATCTTTGTTCCTGAACTGCCCACGCAGCCGCGAAGCCGCCCCGCCTGGGAGATCGCCCGCGAACTGGGCACCCAAGCCCGGACCGCGTCCGACCCGGCAACAGCGCTGGCCCTTGCCACGGCCCTGCCCGCCCAAGCCGACGGTCCGATTCTGGTTTGCGGTTCGTTGTACCTGCTGGCGGAAATATACGCCCTGCACCCGGAGTGGTTGGAGGCGTGA
- a CDS encoding 3',5'-cyclic-nucleotide phosphodiesterase: MRLHVLGCSGSDLPGYNLTSFLVNKTLLLDAGSVTSSMPLAEQAAIQEILVTHAHLDHIKDILFLADNLIELVARNEHGAVRLRGLAPVLESIRTHLLNDTIWPDFTILPTFANPVLTYAPLEPGVWEDVTGLRAVTVPVNHATAASGYVLRDPTSGSHFAFTGDTGPTDDWWTFLNELPFDLENLIIEASFPDAMEELALLSKHLTPRLLRAELDKLHARPNGRPKIYISHMKSTFSTEIQEELHQALDGYTYHLLRDGEEIVF, translated from the coding sequence ATGCGGCTGCACGTTCTCGGCTGTTCGGGCTCGGATTTGCCCGGATACAATTTGACGTCCTTTCTGGTGAACAAGACCCTTCTGCTGGACGCCGGGTCGGTGACCTCGTCCATGCCCCTGGCGGAACAGGCCGCGATCCAGGAAATCCTGGTGACCCACGCCCACCTGGACCATATCAAGGACATTTTGTTTCTGGCGGACAACCTGATCGAGCTGGTGGCCCGCAACGAGCACGGGGCCGTACGCCTCCGCGGCCTGGCCCCGGTGCTGGAAAGCATCCGGACCCACCTGCTCAACGACACCATCTGGCCGGACTTCACCATCCTGCCGACCTTCGCCAACCCGGTCCTGACGTACGCGCCGCTGGAACCCGGAGTCTGGGAGGACGTGACCGGTCTGCGGGCGGTCACCGTTCCGGTCAACCACGCCACCGCCGCGTCCGGCTACGTGCTCCGCGACCCGACCTCCGGGAGTCATTTCGCCTTTACCGGGGACACCGGCCCGACCGACGACTGGTGGACGTTCCTGAACGAGCTGCCCTTTGACCTGGAAAACCTGATCATCGAAGCCTCGTTTCCCGACGCCATGGAAGAACTGGCCCTGCTTTCCAAACACCTCACGCCCAGGCTGCTCCGCGCCGAGTTGGACAAGCTGCATGCCCGACCGAATGGTCGCCCCAAGATCTACATTTCACACATGAAGTCCACCTTTTCCACGGAAATCCAGGAGGAGTTGCACCAGGCCCTGGACGGATACACCTACCACCTGCTGCGCGATGGCGAAGAAATCGTTTTCTGA
- the greA gene encoding transcription elongation factor GreA yields the protein MDSIPITVEGFRKLERELDRLKRERPEIIEAIKVAREEGDLRENAGYEAARERQGMLEAKIKYIESRMGRFNVIDPKTLGGSRVAFGATVELEDLDTEEIKKYTLLGPDEADPNEGSISIASPVGRALLGKEEGDEVVVDAPRGKIRYEIISLNYDL from the coding sequence ATGGATTCTATCCCTATCACCGTTGAAGGATTCAGGAAGCTGGAGCGAGAGCTGGACCGACTCAAGCGGGAGCGGCCGGAGATCATCGAGGCCATCAAGGTGGCTCGTGAAGAAGGAGATCTGCGGGAAAACGCCGGCTACGAGGCGGCCCGGGAACGGCAGGGCATGCTGGAGGCCAAGATCAAGTACATCGAGTCCCGGATGGGCCGGTTCAACGTCATTGACCCCAAGACCCTGGGCGGTTCGCGAGTGGCCTTTGGGGCCACGGTGGAACTGGAGGATCTGGATACCGAGGAGATCAAGAAGTACACCCTCCTCGGTCCGGACGAGGCCGATCCCAATGAAGGAAGCATCTCCATCGCCTCCCCCGTGGGCCGGGCCCTGCTGGGCAAGGAAGAGGGCGACGAAGTGGTGGTGGACGCGCCTCGCGGCAAAATCCGCTATGAAATTATTTCATTGAACTACGATCTTTGA
- the rlmD gene encoding 23S rRNA (uracil(1939)-C(5))-methyltransferase RlmD — MAVHDGQELTLDVVKPVLGGDGLARHEGMAVFMPGALPGQRVLARIVSVKPRHARAELVQVQEQSPEYTPPLCPHFGFCGGCDWLHMEYGRQLHWKRELVRETLRHLAAEDVQVMPTIASSLLHGYRNKMEFAAASRIVTGPSDTPYTTGPSDTTAGLAAVKAGVAVGLRPRGLANAVVPIRSCALCPQTMVDAANLVGKWAGEAGLSAYDPDTGRGFLRHVVARHGADPGHLMLSVITGSDPQGREVGPRLEEYLSHNLAHHSLTALSVVHETRMDRALVAQGERTVSVTGPKELIHELGGLKLAISSRAFFQVNSGAAEKLRDIVADFAELKGRETVWDLYSGVGAMALSLAAKAARVVGFETEPQAVRDAQANARRNGITNCRFEAGDVSRTIPQVLGGASSERPDVIVADPPRAGMRADVVDRLLEIGAPKLILVSCDPATLARDVKRLALGYHLCRVQPVDMFPHTSHIECVAELRPR, encoded by the coding sequence ATGGCTGTTCACGACGGACAAGAACTGACCTTGGATGTGGTCAAGCCCGTGCTGGGCGGGGACGGGTTGGCCCGGCACGAAGGGATGGCCGTATTCATGCCCGGCGCTCTGCCGGGACAGCGGGTGCTTGCCCGGATTGTTTCGGTCAAACCCCGGCACGCCAGGGCGGAATTGGTCCAGGTTCAGGAGCAGTCCCCGGAATACACACCGCCGCTCTGCCCGCATTTCGGTTTTTGCGGCGGATGCGACTGGCTGCACATGGAGTACGGTCGACAGCTGCACTGGAAACGGGAACTGGTCCGGGAAACGCTGCGCCATCTCGCCGCCGAGGACGTCCAGGTGATGCCGACCATTGCCTCGTCGCTGCTCCACGGCTACCGCAACAAGATGGAGTTCGCAGCGGCTTCCAGGATCGTGACCGGCCCAAGCGACACGCCCTACACGACCGGCCCGAGCGACACGACCGCCGGCTTGGCCGCGGTCAAGGCCGGCGTGGCCGTGGGGTTGCGTCCACGAGGGCTGGCCAACGCGGTGGTTCCCATTCGATCCTGTGCACTTTGTCCTCAGACTATGGTCGACGCGGCAAATCTGGTCGGCAAATGGGCCGGGGAAGCCGGACTGTCGGCGTACGATCCGGACACGGGGCGAGGTTTCTTGCGGCATGTGGTTGCGCGTCATGGAGCCGATCCCGGCCATTTGATGCTTTCCGTGATCACCGGCAGCGACCCTCAAGGCAGGGAGGTCGGGCCGCGTCTCGAGGAATACCTGTCGCACAATCTGGCGCATCATTCCTTGACGGCTCTCTCCGTGGTTCACGAGACGCGCATGGACCGCGCCCTGGTGGCCCAGGGCGAACGGACCGTGTCCGTCACCGGACCGAAAGAATTGATCCATGAATTGGGTGGTCTGAAGCTGGCTATTTCCAGCCGGGCCTTTTTTCAGGTCAACTCCGGGGCTGCGGAAAAGCTTCGGGACATTGTCGCGGATTTCGCGGAACTGAAGGGGCGGGAGACCGTATGGGACCTGTATTCCGGAGTGGGTGCCATGGCGCTGAGCTTGGCCGCAAAGGCGGCCCGGGTGGTCGGCTTTGAAACCGAACCGCAAGCTGTGCGGGACGCCCAGGCCAATGCCCGACGGAACGGGATAACCAATTGCCGCTTTGAGGCCGGAGACGTAAGCCGGACCATTCCCCAGGTTCTCGGTGGTGCTTCCTCGGAGCGTCCGGACGTGATCGTCGCCGATCCGCCCCGGGCCGGAATGCGGGCCGACGTCGTTGACCGGCTGCTGGAAATCGGCGCGCCAAAACTGATCCTGGTCTCCTGCGACCCGGCCACCCTGGCCCGGGACGTCAAGCGGCTGGCCTTAGGCTATCATCTGTGCCGCGTCCAACCGGTTGACATGTTCCCCCACACCTCGCATATCGAGTGCGTCGCGGAGCTGCGCCCGCGTTGA
- a CDS encoding sialidase family protein, whose amino-acid sequence MTTPRTFRWISAFWALFFVGSLLVAFHHQVSTRGFADAPFAIHFESEAAPVTEEPIYQVRFISDGLTRLVHAATAVQRPDGAIQAFWFGGSREGHADVRIFTAAFDPDLQQWTEETPLLTRQETAGAERRHVRKLGNPVATVDPQGRILLFYVSVSFGGWSGSSINLVVSEDNGQTWSKPRQLITSPFLNVSTLVKGPVVHHADGTMGLPVYHEFLGKFSEYLRLDDQGRVLGKSRITHGRFAIQPVIFPLDAHRAVALMRNTDSDKPRRAWASRTKDGGRTWSAPERTKIMNRNSALGGTLGDVTILLTAANVTEYNRSSLALLRSTDQGRGWAVVHDVEPHQPPLSPEEFPEAVTRDTPVLEEDMPLSPETVSAAATEIQCEPGRPICDFRFDYPWLLRDAKGRYHLFYTWNRAFIRHVTFSSAWLKSRPDLPLEDRAYQKGGS is encoded by the coding sequence ATGACAACCCCCCGCACCTTTCGTTGGATCTCGGCATTCTGGGCGCTCTTTTTCGTCGGCTCCCTGCTGGTCGCGTTCCATCACCAGGTTTCGACCAGAGGCTTTGCGGATGCGCCCTTCGCGATACACTTCGAGTCTGAAGCCGCACCCGTGACCGAAGAACCGATTTACCAGGTCCGCTTCATTTCAGACGGCCTGACCCGGTTGGTGCATGCGGCTACAGCCGTGCAGCGCCCGGACGGCGCGATCCAGGCGTTCTGGTTCGGGGGCAGCCGGGAGGGGCATGCAGACGTGCGGATTTTCACGGCGGCCTTTGATCCCGATCTCCAGCAATGGACCGAGGAGACTCCGCTGCTTACCAGGCAGGAAACCGCCGGAGCGGAGCGCCGCCATGTCCGCAAGCTCGGCAATCCCGTGGCGACCGTGGACCCGCAAGGCCGCATCCTGCTCTTCTACGTCAGCGTGTCCTTCGGCGGCTGGAGCGGCAGTTCCATCAATCTGGTCGTTTCCGAAGACAACGGCCAAACCTGGAGCAAGCCGCGCCAACTGATCACCTCTCCGTTTCTGAACGTGAGCACCCTGGTCAAGGGGCCGGTGGTGCACCACGCCGACGGAACCATGGGCCTGCCCGTTTACCATGAATTTCTGGGCAAATTCTCCGAGTATCTTCGCCTGGACGATCAGGGCCGGGTGCTGGGCAAAAGCCGGATCACCCACGGACGGTTCGCGATCCAGCCCGTGATTTTTCCTCTCGATGCGCACAGGGCCGTGGCTCTGATGCGCAACACCGATTCGGACAAGCCGCGACGGGCCTGGGCCAGCCGGACCAAGGACGGCGGGCGGACGTGGTCAGCGCCGGAGCGCACCAAGATTATGAATCGCAATTCCGCCCTGGGAGGCACCTTGGGCGACGTCACTATTCTGCTGACCGCGGCCAACGTCACGGAGTACAATCGGTCCTCGCTTGCTCTTCTGCGGTCCACGGATCAGGGGCGGGGCTGGGCCGTTGTTCATGACGTGGAACCGCATCAGCCGCCGCTTTCGCCCGAAGAATTTCCCGAGGCCGTGACTCGGGACACGCCCGTCTTGGAAGAGGACATGCCGCTCAGCCCTGAAACGGTGTCCGCGGCGGCCACGGAAATCCAGTGCGAGCCCGGGCGTCCCATCTGCGACTTCCGGTTCGACTACCCGTGGCTGCTCAGAGACGCCAAGGGGCGCTATCATCTTTTTTACACCTGGAACCGGGCCTTCATTCGCCATGTAACCTTCAGTTCAGCCTGGCTGAAATCCCGGCCTGACCTGCCCCTGGAAGACCGGGCGTACCAGAAGGGCGGGTCATGA
- a CDS encoding LTA synthase family protein has product MLHRIPPLIRFYLAVILFYLAVFSAARLAFWLVFDNPHDPLGVGELFPALYVGLKFDLRLTLLMLAPMFLLGWVKWIHPLFTRAGRRFWGGYLGVVTLGAAGFYVTDFGHYAYLLTRLDSTALRFLSNPLISAQMVWQSYPVLLWLVGLLVLFALLGLLYAWLARRCAGAEYAPPRLWQRVLIIVACLGLFAGGIYGKLSWYPLRWSDAFFSTHVFAPAVASNPVLYFFDTFKTGALEYDEDAVRAAYPLIAGYLGVDHPDPDHMDFVRRVEPMFQPDRPLNVVIVLLESFTTYKTGWSGNPLDPTPNFDRLASESLLFPNFFTPTAGTARSVFTATTGLPDVQLRSTASRNPTIINQHMISNALEGYEKFFFLGGSASWGNIRGLLQGNIQGLQIYEEGDYASPRGDVWGISDLDLFREAHGVLQEQTSPFLAILLTSGNHRPYTIPENNDGFEIRDDVSQEMLVSHGFHSLAELNSFRFMDHAVGRFMDMARSADYYQDTVFFFFGDHGHLTEAAVHSYPSEIQLGLAQFRVPLVIHAPALFPEGRVLDAVASEMDVMTTMASLTGHAHVNTTLGRDLFNPRFDQDRHAFVMTHGAVPNIGLINDRFYFRMHLDGAGQSLHLIHAEDSRPNLMDQHPETTAGMRDLTRGLYETTRYMMNHNPHRDHGSGSVDK; this is encoded by the coding sequence ATGCTCCACCGCATTCCACCCTTGATCCGTTTTTATCTGGCCGTCATACTGTTTTATCTGGCGGTCTTCAGCGCTGCTCGGCTGGCTTTCTGGCTGGTCTTCGACAATCCCCACGACCCCCTCGGAGTAGGCGAACTCTTTCCGGCCCTGTACGTCGGCCTGAAGTTCGATCTGCGGCTGACCCTGCTCATGCTCGCGCCGATGTTTCTGCTGGGCTGGGTCAAGTGGATCCACCCCCTGTTTACTCGGGCCGGGCGGAGGTTCTGGGGGGGGTATCTGGGGGTGGTCACCCTGGGGGCGGCCGGATTCTACGTCACGGATTTCGGCCACTACGCCTACCTGCTCACCCGCCTGGACTCCACGGCCCTGCGGTTTCTCTCCAACCCGCTGATCTCCGCGCAAATGGTCTGGCAGAGCTATCCGGTCCTGCTCTGGCTGGTGGGGCTGCTGGTTTTGTTCGCTTTGCTGGGCCTGCTTTACGCCTGGCTGGCCAGGCGTTGCGCCGGGGCCGAGTACGCTCCTCCGCGCCTTTGGCAGCGGGTCCTGATCATCGTGGCCTGCCTGGGGCTGTTCGCCGGCGGAATCTACGGCAAGCTCTCCTGGTATCCGCTGCGCTGGAGCGACGCCTTTTTCTCCACCCATGTCTTCGCCCCTGCCGTGGCGTCCAACCCGGTTCTCTACTTTTTCGACACCTTCAAGACCGGGGCCCTGGAGTACGACGAGGACGCCGTGCGCGCCGCCTATCCACTGATAGCCGGGTATTTGGGCGTGGACCATCCCGATCCGGACCATATGGACTTTGTCCGCCGCGTCGAGCCCATGTTTCAGCCGGACCGTCCGCTGAACGTGGTCATCGTCCTGCTGGAGTCCTTTACCACGTACAAGACCGGCTGGTCCGGCAATCCGCTGGACCCGACGCCGAATTTCGACCGATTGGCCTCGGAAAGCCTGTTGTTTCCGAACTTCTTCACCCCCACCGCCGGAACGGCCCGGTCCGTGTTCACCGCGACCACCGGCCTGCCCGACGTCCAGCTGCGCAGCACCGCCTCCCGCAATCCCACGATCATCAACCAACATATGATCAGCAACGCTCTGGAAGGTTACGAGAAATTCTTTTTTCTGGGCGGCAGCGCCAGTTGGGGGAATATTCGGGGGCTGCTGCAGGGCAACATTCAGGGCCTGCAAATTTATGAAGAAGGCGACTACGCCTCTCCCCGCGGTGATGTCTGGGGCATCTCGGACCTGGACTTGTTTCGGGAGGCCCACGGTGTTCTCCAGGAGCAGACCAGCCCCTTCCTGGCCATCCTCCTGACCTCGGGCAATCATCGGCCCTATACCATTCCGGAGAATAACGACGGTTTTGAGATTCGCGACGACGTGTCCCAGGAAATGCTGGTCAGCCATGGCTTCCATTCCCTGGCCGAATTGAATTCCTTCCGTTTCATGGACCATGCCGTGGGCCGGTTCATGGACATGGCCAGGTCCGCGGACTATTACCAGGACACGGTGTTCTTCTTTTTCGGGGATCACGGCCATCTCACCGAAGCGGCGGTGCATTCTTACCCTTCGGAGATTCAACTGGGCTTGGCCCAATTCCGCGTCCCCCTGGTAATCCACGCCCCGGCTCTGTTTCCCGAGGGTCGGGTCCTGGACGCCGTGGCCAGCGAGATGGACGTGATGACGACAATGGCCAGCCTGACCGGGCATGCTCACGTGAACACCACCCTGGGCCGGGATCTGTTCAATCCGCGCTTTGACCAGGATCGCCACGCCTTTGTGATGACCCACGGCGCGGTCCCGAACATCGGCCTGATCAACGACCGGTTCTACTTCCGGATGCATCTGGACGGGGCAGGACAGTCCCTGCACCTGATCCATGCCGAGGATTCCCGGCCCAACCTGATGGACCAGCACCCGGAAACCACCGCCGGGATGCGGGATTTGACCCGCGGCCTGTACGAGACCACGCGCTATATGATGAACCACAACCCCCATCGCGATCACGGCTCGGGTTCTGTCGACAAGTAA
- a CDS encoding O-antigen ligase family protein — protein sequence MQHHVASLTHALDSLRRILASDRARMLWAGIFCLFLCSLFVTDKVRLHRNIYYVLVLAPFLIQVGRRYWADLPGSPVFLAALAFLGYLWITLFWSSASGGYVFYNEARTLVILFSFLAITAFYALNVDDFPRLLAKWLACVAGVAALVSVYVFYSGKHISMLGGLESRAVDIGLAGHPIDSAGLYGFVAVFLVFGLIARGGTKARSQESGVRSQESGGGTNALWSWIGGAALVAVLVFVVLTQTRGALVGIALVVGLGLLVQGDRRLLLVLAVLIAAILTVILFSLHHPEGMIGVERRLGVRGEIWSLALERAWERPWFGFGLNEHQNLISASGELHGVAHNLYLENLHFGGLVGTFLLLALAALALRGAWREYRRTGGFLLPAIVLYPLVFGISAGYLTLSKISPMWIQFWLPVGLVIAAEIRARRDADHAGKI from the coding sequence ATGCAGCACCACGTCGCCTCCCTGACCCATGCCCTGGATTCCTTGCGCCGGATTCTTGCCTCGGACCGGGCCAGGATGCTCTGGGCCGGAATATTCTGTCTGTTCCTGTGCTCCCTGTTCGTCACGGACAAGGTCCGGCTGCACCGCAATATCTACTACGTCCTGGTCCTGGCGCCCTTCCTGATCCAGGTTGGACGGAGGTACTGGGCCGATCTGCCCGGTTCGCCGGTCTTCCTCGCGGCCCTGGCGTTTCTCGGCTACCTCTGGATCACTCTGTTCTGGTCCTCGGCGTCCGGGGGATACGTCTTCTACAACGAGGCCCGGACCCTGGTCATCCTGTTCAGCTTTCTGGCCATCACCGCTTTTTACGCCCTGAACGTGGACGACTTCCCGCGCCTGCTGGCCAAATGGCTGGCCTGCGTGGCCGGGGTCGCGGCCCTGGTGTCCGTGTACGTGTTCTACTCCGGCAAACACATCTCCATGCTGGGCGGCCTGGAGAGTCGGGCCGTGGACATCGGCCTGGCCGGGCATCCCATTGATTCCGCCGGGCTGTATGGTTTTGTGGCCGTTTTTTTGGTTTTCGGATTGATTGCCCGAGGGGGGACAAAAGCCAGGAGTCAGGAGTCAGGAGTCAGGAGTCAGGAGTCAGGAGGCGGAACCAACGCTCTCTGGAGTTGGATCGGTGGGGCGGCTTTGGTGGCTGTTTTGGTTTTCGTGGTTCTGACGCAGACACGGGGGGCCTTGGTGGGCATTGCCCTGGTGGTGGGGTTGGGGTTGCTGGTCCAGGGCGATCGGAGGCTTCTGCTTGTGCTGGCCGTGCTGATTGCGGCCATTCTGACCGTGATTCTGTTCTCCCTGCACCATCCCGAGGGGATGATCGGGGTGGAACGGAGGCTGGGCGTGCGCGGCGAGATTTGGTCCCTGGCTCTGGAACGGGCCTGGGAGCGGCCCTGGTTCGGGTTCGGGTTGAACGAGCACCAGAATTTGATTTCCGCCAGCGGAGAGCTGCACGGCGTGGCCCACAACCTGTACCTGGAAAATCTGCATTTCGGAGGCCTGGTCGGGACCTTCCTGCTCCTGGCCCTGGCCGCTCTGGCCCTGCGCGGGGCGTGGCGGGAATATCGCCGCACCGGCGGCTTCCTGCTTCCGGCCATCGTGCTCTACCCTCTGGTCTTCGGCATCTCCGCCGGGTACCTGACCCTGTCCAAGATATCCCCCATGTGGATCCAGTTCTGGCTGCCCGTGGGACTGGTCATTGCCGCGGAAATCCGCGCCCGGCGGGACGCTGATCATGCTGGAAAAATCTGA